One window of the Peptacetobacter hiranonis genome contains the following:
- a CDS encoding tRNA 2-thiocytidine(32) synthetase TtcA — protein sequence MAKNTLQNLLSKSRKAIQDFNLIQDGDKIAIGLSGGKDSMALLHVLSTYRRFSPEKFELMAICLQMGGADNSSLHELCKELDVEFHEIPTDIKEVVFDVRQEKNPCSLCAKMRRGALNDYAVKFGCNKVALGHHKDDALETFLMSMFYEGRVSTFSPKSYLDRTGLTVIRPMVYVEEYLIKKTAEEMDFKIVKNPCPADGNTKRQYIKELIARLQDEMPDFKKNMFIAMNNPEQCFLWDKEKLKDVHFSR from the coding sequence ATGGCAAAAAATACATTACAAAATCTTTTAAGTAAATCAAGAAAAGCAATTCAGGACTTTAATCTTATACAGGATGGAGATAAGATAGCTATTGGATTATCAGGTGGTAAGGACAGTATGGCACTTCTTCACGTACTTAGTACATATAGAAGATTTTCTCCAGAAAAATTTGAACTAATGGCAATCTGCCTTCAGATGGGTGGCGCTGATAACTCATCACTTCATGAGTTATGTAAAGAATTAGATGTAGAATTCCACGAAATTCCTACAGATATAAAAGAAGTCGTTTTCGATGTTAGACAGGAAAAAAATCCATGCTCTCTTTGTGCAAAGATGAGAAGAGGTGCATTAAATGACTACGCAGTAAAATTTGGCTGCAACAAGGTCGCACTTGGTCATCATAAAGATGATGCCCTTGAAACATTCCTTATGTCTATGTTCTATGAAGGTAGAGTGAGTACATTCTCTCCAAAATCATACCTAGATAGAACAGGACTTACAGTTATCAGACCAATGGTCTATGTTGAAGAGTATTTAATCAAGAAAACTGCTGAAGAAATGGATTTCAAGATAGTTAAAAATCCTTGTCCAGCAGATGGTAATACTAAGAGACAATATATAAAAGAGCTTATAGCTAGACTTCAGGATGAGATGCCTGACTTTAAAAAGAATATGTTTATAGCAATGAACAATCCAGAACAGTGTTTCTTATGGGACAAAGAGAAACTAAAAGATGTTCATTTCAGTAGATAA
- a CDS encoding shikimate kinase — translation MEKGKLESYNIVFAGFMGVGKTTVSSHLAKLLNREVIETDTYIVEKASMDIPSIFDKFGENHFRDLESESVAEISKKRGVIISCGGGAVIREKNVLELKESGIIIRLTATPNTVLQRVKDSNERPILNGHMNTEFIASLMEKRDNFYSNAADITISTDGKTVDEVAKECIEKSVSFIESK, via the coding sequence ATGGAAAAAGGAAAATTAGAAAGTTACAATATAGTATTTGCTGGATTTATGGGAGTCGGAAAGACAACTGTATCTTCACATCTTGCAAAATTGTTAAATAGAGAAGTAATTGAAACTGATACATATATAGTAGAAAAAGCGAGTATGGATATTCCATCTATTTTTGATAAATTTGGAGAAAACCACTTTAGAGATTTAGAATCTGAGTCAGTTGCAGAAATTTCTAAAAAACGTGGGGTTATTATATCTTGCGGTGGTGGAGCCGTTATTAGAGAAAAAAATGTTTTAGAATTAAAGGAAAGTGGTATAATAATCAGATTGACAGCTACTCCAAATACAGTACTTCAGAGAGTAAAGGATTCAAATGAAAGACCTATTCTAAATGGACATATGAATACTGAGTTTATCGCATCTTTAATGGAAAAAAGAGATAATTTCTACTCAAATGCAGCAGATATAACAATATCTACTGACGGAAAAACTGTAGATGAAGTTGCAAAAGAATGTATAGAAAAATCTGTATCATTTATAGAAAGTAAATAA
- a CDS encoding S-ribosylhomocysteine lyase, translating to MEKVESFKLDHTKVKAPYVRKCCVLDGKNGDKVTKFDLRFLQPNVEAFGTAALHGLEHLLATYLRETMDDIIDLSPMGCRTGYYLIMWGDVEPAYVKEGLEKALEMVLTTDEIPAATAVECGNYRDLSLFGAKEYAKKALDEGFSLNIYGE from the coding sequence ATGGAAAAAGTAGAAAGCTTCAAACTAGATCACACAAAAGTTAAAGCACCTTATGTTAGAAAATGTTGCGTATTAGACGGTAAAAACGGAGACAAAGTTACAAAATTTGACTTAAGATTTTTACAGCCTAATGTGGAAGCATTTGGTACAGCTGCACTTCATGGATTAGAACATCTTTTAGCTACATATTTAAGAGAAACTATGGACGATATAATAGACTTATCTCCAATGGGATGCAGAACTGGTTATTATCTAATAATGTGGGGAGATGTTGAACCTGCATACGTTAAAGAAGGTTTAGAAAAAGCTCTTGAAATGGTACTAACTACAGATGAAATACCAGCTGCAACAGCAGTAGAATGTGGAAACTACAGAGATTTATCTCTATTTGGTGCAAAAGAATATGCTAAAAAAGCTTTAGATGAAGGATTCTCTTTAAACATATACGGAGAATAG
- a CDS encoding vitamin B12 dependent-methionine synthase activation domain-containing protein: MSIVKNLKNTEISIEKAEVLRYLRYKGQEIESSFSEKIDLAIEQTRSIITPRAVYERYPLKFFEDRIEVEGTNLVLKSKDISKLLRGCDECILFAATIGTKVEMETRKAEYVNLAKSIIMDSAATTFVERTCDYVQEIIEKEVKKSGKYITMRYSPGYGDLPLECGKEILNILQSQKKIGLTTSSSGLMIPRKSVSAIIGIYDSSKDDDIDKYNKVKKGKKSCLECPNYNNCIYRRESGGACYGN; the protein is encoded by the coding sequence TTGAGCATTGTAAAGAATTTAAAAAATACGGAGATATCTATTGAAAAAGCCGAAGTTCTTAGATATCTCCGGTATAAAGGCCAAGAGATAGAGAGTAGTTTTTCAGAGAAGATAGATTTAGCAATTGAGCAAACTAGATCCATAATAACTCCTAGAGCGGTATACGAAAGATATCCACTTAAATTTTTTGAAGATAGAATTGAAGTAGAGGGAACAAATTTAGTTTTAAAAAGTAAAGATATTTCAAAACTTCTTAGAGGTTGCGATGAATGTATTCTCTTTGCAGCCACTATTGGAACTAAGGTAGAAATGGAAACTAGAAAAGCTGAATATGTAAACCTTGCAAAAAGTATAATAATGGACTCTGCTGCTACAACATTTGTAGAGCGGACTTGTGATTATGTTCAGGAAATAATTGAAAAAGAAGTTAAAAAATCTGGGAAATATATAACTATGAGATATAGTCCAGGATATGGTGACTTACCACTAGAGTGTGGAAAGGAAATTCTGAATATTCTGCAGTCTCAGAAAAAAATAGGACTTACTACAAGCAGTAGCGGACTTATGATTCCAAGAAAGTCAGTTAGTGCAATTATTGGAATATATGATTCAAGTAAAGATGATGATATTGATAAATACAATAAAGTTAAAAAAGGTAAAAAAAGTTGTTTAGAGTGCCCAAACTACAACAACTGTATATACAGAAGGGAAAGCGGGGGAGCTTGCTATGGAAATTAG
- a CDS encoding homocysteine S-methyltransferase family protein gives MEIRDYLKTGKVLMFDGAMGTMLQRNGLKMGENPEIFAYKNPDILRDIHRQYLDAGTNTVLTCTFGCNELKLPEGYTVEMIIDNAVKTAREAIEESSSDKEKFVALDIGPIGEMLEPMGTLSFDRAYEIFKREVVRGVKAGVDVIVIETMMDLLEIKAAVLAAKENSDLPVFATMTFDEDGRSFTGCLPESMVYTIGGLGVDAIGVNCSLGPVQLLPIVEKICSVAQIPVMVQANAGLPSMHDGQATYDIGPDEYWEGVKKFIEAGASIIGGCCGTDPSYIKKISDNLSNVEIGDKNNEYVSAVCSPSKVVRIDEPRVVGERINPTGRKAFKEALKSGNTDYAVRLAIEQVNGGADILEINTGLPGIDERKAMVDILKEVQSVTDTPVQIDSSVVESLEAGLRYCNGRTIVNSVNGKDESLEAILPLVKKYGACVVGLTLDERGIPEKAEERVEIAKNIIKRAEEFGIRREDIYIDCLSLTVSAQQEAAYETLKAMKEVKKLGVHTTLGVSNISFGLPNRQAVNSAFLTLALDAGLDLAIINPNNERMMEAITSYKVIRNIDKGCTKFVERYSDVDNKKDVKSSTSSSEMSLFDLVEKGIKDEAKSKTIEMLKDTDENYILDEILIPALDVVGKKFEKGEIFLPQMIQSAEAVKASLTVIKENLISKNGDKKEDVSKGKIILATVEGDIHDIGKNIVKIMLENYGYEIIDLGRDVPVDKVVEKAVEENIKLVGLSALMTTTVKSMEETIKALKEKMPEVKIFVGGAVLTEDYASEIGADFYAKDAKSAVEIAKIIL, from the coding sequence ATGGAAATTAGAGATTATTTAAAGACAGGAAAAGTTTTAATGTTTGATGGAGCAATGGGAACTATGCTTCAGAGAAATGGACTAAAAATGGGAGAAAATCCTGAGATTTTTGCATATAAAAATCCAGATATTTTAAGAGATATACATAGACAGTATTTAGATGCTGGGACGAACACAGTTCTTACTTGTACTTTTGGATGTAATGAGCTAAAGCTTCCAGAAGGATATACTGTTGAGATGATAATAGATAACGCCGTTAAAACAGCAAGAGAGGCAATAGAAGAGTCTAGCTCAGATAAGGAAAAATTTGTAGCATTAGATATTGGTCCAATAGGTGAGATGCTTGAGCCAATGGGGACTTTGAGCTTTGATAGAGCATATGAGATTTTTAAAAGAGAGGTTGTGCGGGGTGTAAAAGCTGGAGTAGATGTTATAGTAATTGAAACAATGATGGATTTACTTGAGATAAAAGCTGCTGTCCTTGCAGCTAAGGAAAATTCTGATTTACCAGTTTTTGCAACTATGACATTTGATGAAGATGGAAGAAGTTTTACAGGATGTCTTCCAGAAAGTATGGTCTATACTATAGGTGGACTTGGAGTAGATGCAATAGGTGTAAACTGTTCACTTGGTCCTGTGCAGCTATTACCAATAGTTGAGAAGATTTGCAGTGTTGCACAAATTCCTGTTATGGTACAGGCAAATGCTGGACTTCCTTCAATGCACGATGGACAGGCTACTTATGATATAGGTCCTGATGAGTATTGGGAAGGTGTTAAGAAATTTATCGAGGCAGGAGCTAGTATAATAGGTGGATGTTGTGGTACAGATCCTTCATATATAAAGAAGATTTCTGATAATCTATCTAATGTAGAAATTGGAGATAAAAACAATGAATATGTAAGTGCGGTTTGTTCTCCATCTAAGGTTGTGAGAATTGATGAGCCTAGAGTTGTTGGAGAGAGAATAAATCCAACTGGGAGAAAAGCATTTAAAGAAGCTTTAAAATCAGGAAATACTGATTACGCAGTTAGACTTGCTATAGAGCAGGTAAATGGCGGTGCAGATATTTTAGAGATAAATACTGGACTTCCTGGAATCGATGAAAGAAAAGCTATGGTAGATATTTTAAAAGAGGTGCAGTCTGTTACAGATACACCTGTTCAGATAGATTCATCAGTTGTTGAATCTTTAGAGGCTGGGCTTAGATATTGCAATGGTAGAACAATAGTAAACTCAGTAAATGGAAAGGACGAATCACTAGAAGCTATTCTTCCTCTAGTTAAAAAATACGGAGCCTGTGTTGTAGGTCTTACTCTTGATGAGAGAGGAATTCCTGAAAAAGCTGAGGAAAGAGTGGAGATTGCTAAGAATATTATAAAAAGGGCTGAGGAATTTGGAATTAGAAGAGAGGATATTTATATAGATTGTCTATCTCTTACAGTTTCGGCTCAGCAAGAAGCAGCGTATGAAACTTTAAAAGCTATGAAAGAAGTTAAAAAACTAGGAGTGCATACAACTCTTGGGGTTTCTAATATTTCGTTTGGACTTCCAAATAGACAGGCAGTAAACTCTGCATTTTTAACTTTAGCTTTAGATGCTGGTCTTGATTTAGCCATTATAAATCCTAATAATGAAAGAATGATGGAAGCTATAACTTCATACAAGGTTATTAGAAATATAGACAAGGGATGTACAAAATTTGTTGAAAGATATAGCGATGTAGACAATAAAAAAGATGTAAAATCATCTACTAGTTCTTCAGAGATGTCTTTATTTGATCTTGTAGAAAAAGGAATTAAAGATGAGGCTAAAAGTAAAACAATAGAGATGTTAAAGGATACTGATGAGAATTATATTTTAGATGAGATATTAATTCCTGCACTTGATGTTGTCGGGAAAAAATTTGAAAAAGGGGAAATATTCCTTCCACAGATGATTCAATCTGCAGAAGCTGTTAAGGCATCACTTACTGTTATTAAAGAAAATTTAATCAGTAAGAATGGAGATAAAAAAGAAGATGTATCAAAAGGAAAGATTATCCTAGCTACAGTTGAAGGGGATATCCACGATATAGGTAAAAATATTGTAAAAATAATGCTTGAAAACTACGGATACGAAATTATCGACTTAGGAAGAGATGTTCCTGTGGATAAAGTTGTGGAAAAAGCTGTTGAAGAAAATATAAAACTTGTAGGACTTAGTGCACTTATGACTACAACTGTAAAAAGTATGGAAGAAACTATAAAAGCATTAAAAGAAAAAATGCCCGAGGTAAAGATTTTTGTTGGTGGTGCAGTGCTTACAGAGGACTATGCATCTGAAATAGGAGCTGATTTTTACGCAAAAGATGCTAAGTCTGCAGTCGAAATAGCAAAAATTATCTTATAA